The Streptomyces aurantiacus genome includes a region encoding these proteins:
- a CDS encoding serine/threonine-protein kinase, translating into MQGLLLAGRYRLADSIGSGGMGRVWRARDEVLHRAVAIKELTAALYVSESERAVLLARTRAEARAAARINHSAVVTVHDVLEHDGRPWIVMELIEGHSLADAVKESGRVEPREAARVGLWVLRALRAAHSAGVLHRDVKPGNVLLSEDRRVLLTDFGIAQVEGDTTITRTGEIVGSVDYLAPERIRGQDPGPSADLWALGATLYTAVEGRSPFRRTTPLTTMQAVVGEEPDELENAGPLASVITALLRKDPARRPGPEEAEQMLAEAAEGRTPNAAQAYVPTQHVINPHEPSGRHGMEPSGQYGQEPPGTPGQEPAGTYGQGAGAYGPSPQGAYGPGQGVAPGPQGAVHHGAHGHPGFYGTQGSQGPQGGYGGPGAHDTYGSHGGPAVDPAVATASQPAAVGQPARRRWNTLAVVVLLAALVGGGGAAAMLYANGWGAGTSASSDPSSSPTKGSPTKPTSSAEGDGKQTGEAQAGGVPDGWERVNDVKGFSLVLPKGWKRQVDNDQIDYSPDGGEHFLRIAVDDAPDFDSPYRHLVDLEQQLQRLTDYRRVGLEANTFRDRPGALWDFTWTALPKDTEFPGPRRAIEQAYLGRDGVEYVIYMSAPAADWDTAREQFDAILRGWRPPAGE; encoded by the coding sequence ATGCAGGGCCTGCTTCTGGCGGGCCGCTACCGGCTCGCCGACTCCATCGGCAGTGGCGGCATGGGCCGGGTGTGGCGAGCGCGGGACGAGGTACTGCACCGTGCCGTCGCGATCAAGGAACTGACGGCCGCGCTGTACGTGTCCGAAAGCGAGCGGGCCGTTCTCCTCGCCCGTACCAGGGCCGAGGCCCGGGCGGCGGCACGCATCAACCACTCGGCCGTCGTCACCGTGCACGACGTGCTGGAGCACGACGGCCGGCCCTGGATCGTGATGGAGCTGATCGAGGGGCACTCGCTCGCCGACGCCGTCAAGGAGTCCGGGCGCGTCGAACCGCGGGAGGCGGCCAGGGTCGGGCTGTGGGTACTGCGGGCGTTGCGGGCCGCGCACTCCGCCGGCGTGCTGCACCGCGACGTCAAGCCGGGCAACGTACTGCTCTCCGAGGACCGGCGCGTGCTCCTCACCGACTTCGGGATCGCGCAGGTCGAGGGGGACACGACCATCACGCGCACCGGTGAGATCGTCGGCTCGGTCGACTATCTGGCGCCGGAGCGTATCCGCGGTCAGGACCCGGGCCCGTCCGCCGACCTGTGGGCGCTGGGCGCGACGCTCTACACGGCGGTGGAGGGGAGGTCGCCGTTCCGGCGGACGACACCCCTGACCACCATGCAGGCCGTGGTCGGCGAGGAGCCCGACGAACTGGAGAACGCCGGCCCGCTCGCCTCCGTCATCACCGCGCTGCTGCGCAAGGACCCCGCCCGGCGGCCCGGCCCGGAGGAGGCCGAGCAGATGCTCGCCGAGGCCGCGGAGGGACGCACGCCGAACGCGGCACAGGCCTATGTGCCGACGCAGCACGTGATCAACCCGCACGAGCCCTCGGGCCGGCACGGGATGGAGCCCTCGGGCCAGTACGGGCAGGAGCCTCCGGGCACGCCCGGGCAGGAACCCGCGGGCACGTACGGGCAGGGAGCCGGTGCGTACGGGCCGAGTCCCCAGGGGGCGTACGGACCCGGGCAGGGCGTCGCTCCCGGGCCGCAGGGGGCCGTCCACCACGGCGCCCATGGCCACCCCGGCTTTTACGGGACCCAGGGCAGCCAGGGTCCGCAGGGTGGCTACGGCGGGCCGGGCGCCCACGACACCTACGGCAGCCATGGCGGGCCCGCCGTCGACCCGGCCGTCGCCACCGCGAGCCAGCCGGCGGCGGTGGGGCAGCCCGCCCGCCGCCGGTGGAACACCCTCGCCGTGGTCGTGCTGCTGGCCGCGCTCGTGGGAGGCGGTGGCGCCGCGGCGATGCTGTACGCGAACGGGTGGGGTGCCGGCACGTCGGCGTCCTCGGACCCCTCCTCGTCCCCCACGAAAGGGTCCCCCACGAAACCGACATCCTCGGCGGAGGGGGACGGGAAGCAGACCGGGGAGGCCCAGGCCGGTGGTGTGCCCGACGGCTGGGAGCGGGTCAACGACGTCAAGGGCTTCAGCCTCGTCCTGCCCAAGGGCTGGAAGCGGCAGGTCGACAACGACCAGATCGACTACTCGCCCGACGGCGGGGAGCACTTCCTGCGCATCGCCGTCGACGACGCCCCGGACTTCGACAGCCCGTACCGGCATCTCGTCGACCTGGAACAGCAGTTGCAGCGGCTGACCGACTACCGGCGGGTCGGTCTGGAGGCCAACACCTTCCGGGACCGCCCGGGGGCGCTGTGGGACTTCACCTGGACCGCGCTGCCCAAGGACACGGAGTTCCCCGGCCCGCGCCGGGCCATCGAGCAGGCGTATCTCGGCCGTGACGGGGTCGAGTACGTGATCTACATGTCCGCGCCCGCCGCGGACTGGGACACCGCGAGGGAACAGTTCGACGCGATCCTGCGCGGGTGGCGGCCGCCGGCCGGGGAGTGA